The nucleotide sequence TTGAACTGTCGATAATTCAGCTTGACGTGGACAGGGAGGAGTCAGTCAAGTCCGCAATATCTCAGATAATGAGCGAAAAGCAGAGAATCGACATCTTGGTGAACAACGCAGGATACGGGATATTTGGATGCCTTGAGGACCTCACACTAGATGAGATGAGGCAGCAGTTTGAGACGAACTTTTTTGCAATCGCAAGGCTCATCCAAACGGTCTCGCCAATAATGAGAAAGCAGCAGTCCGGCACAATAGTAAACATCAGTTCGGTCGCAGGCAGGATAGGGTTTCCAGGAACTCCTGCATACATCAGTTCAAAGTTTGCCCTCGAGGGCCTAAGCGAGTGCCTCAGATACGAGCTGTCGCCATTTGGAATCAACGTGATAATAATAGAGCCAGGGGTGATCAAGACAAACTTTTTCAACGCAATGAGGATGCCAGGCAGCCAAAAGCCAGACTCGCCGTACAAGGAGATAACAAACAAGGTAATTGGTGGAATCAAGATGATGGCAGAGATGGGTACGCCGCCAAAGGAGGTGGCAGACGTCATAATTAAGGCAATAAAGGAAAAGAACCCCCTTCCAAGGTATCCGGTCGGAAACGACGCCATAATGTTCCTTGAGGCAAAAAAGATGAAGACCGATATCGAGTTTGAGAACTATCTCAAAAAGGAATTATTCTAAGTTAAATTGATATACTCACCACATCCAGTTTTTATCAAAGTCCTCAACTGAGGCTAACGTGATACTATGAAATGGAAAACACTACAACACAATGGGATCATCTTTCCGCCAGAGTATGAAACGCGCGGAATCTCAGTCAAGATCAAAGGCCAGCCTGTCAAGCTGGACCTGTTGCAAGAAGAGATGGTCTACCAGTGGGCAAAGAAAAAGGATACCCCGTACGTAAAGGATGTAGTGTTTCAGAAGAACTTTGTGACGGACTTTGCGGCCACGTTTGGCGGCAAATTCAAGGGAATAACACTTTCAGATATTGACTTTTCGCAGGCATTTAAGATAGTCGACAAGGAAAAGGACGCCAAGCTGCTCATGTCAAAGGAGGAGAAAAAGTCCATTGCTCAAAAGCGCAAGGAGCTCCGAGAGAAGATGAAGTCAGTATACGGCAAGGCCATCCTGGACGGAAAGGAGGTAGAGATTGCCAACTACATGGCAGAGCCTGCAGGGATATTTATCGGGCGTGGAGACCACCCGCTTCGCGGCAAGTGGAAGCCAAAGATCACCCAAAAAGACGTCACGCTGAATCTTGGTGAGGGTGCCAAGGTTCCACCGGGGGATTGGAAGAAGATAGTCCACGAGCACGACTCCATGTGGCTTGCATGCTGGGACGACTACATATCTGGCAAGATAAAGTATGTCTGGTTTGCGGACACCGCAGGTCTGAAGCAGGAACGCGACATGGAAAAGTACGACAAGGCGGCAAAGCTTGGAAAGGAGATCAAAAAGGTCGAAGAGAAGATAATCGCGTCAATGAAAAGCAAGGACCCAAAGGTATCAAAGATTGCAACTGCTTGTTATTTGATTTACAGGACCTCGATGAGGGTCGGAGACGAAAAGGACCCAGACGAGGCAGATACAGTTGGTGCTACCACGCTCAGAAAGGAGCACGTCAAGCTGGAAAACAACACAATACACTTTGACTTTCTTGGAAAGGACTCTGTTAGGTGGGAGGAAACAATCAAGGTGGAGGGAAACGACGCGATGCTGTACGAGAACCTCAAAAAGCTTGTATCGGACAAGACCCCAAAGGACGAGATCTTTGATGGCATAACGTCCAGGCACGTAAACGCCTTTTTGAGCAGCGTAGTCAAGGGCCTCACGGCAAA is from Candidatus Nitrosotenuis cloacae and encodes:
- a CDS encoding SDR family oxidoreductase is translated as MQKIALVTGSSNGIGLETALALAREGYHTYASMRDTKKAAELLNSAKKEGLELSIIQLDVDREESVKSAISQIMSEKQRIDILVNNAGYGIFGCLEDLTLDEMRQQFETNFFAIARLIQTVSPIMRKQQSGTIVNISSVAGRIGFPGTPAYISSKFALEGLSECLRYELSPFGINVIIIEPGVIKTNFFNAMRMPGSQKPDSPYKEITNKVIGGIKMMAEMGTPPKEVADVIIKAIKEKNPLPRYPVGNDAIMFLEAKKMKTDIEFENYLKKELF
- a CDS encoding DNA topoisomerase I; its protein translation is MKWKTLQHNGIIFPPEYETRGISVKIKGQPVKLDLLQEEMVYQWAKKKDTPYVKDVVFQKNFVTDFAATFGGKFKGITLSDIDFSQAFKIVDKEKDAKLLMSKEEKKSIAQKRKELREKMKSVYGKAILDGKEVEIANYMAEPAGIFIGRGDHPLRGKWKPKITQKDVTLNLGEGAKVPPGDWKKIVHEHDSMWLACWDDYISGKIKYVWFADTAGLKQERDMEKYDKAAKLGKEIKKVEEKIIASMKSKDPKVSKIATACYLIYRTSMRVGDEKDPDEADTVGATTLRKEHVKLENNTIHFDFLGKDSVRWEETIKVEGNDAMLYENLKKLVSDKTPKDEIFDGITSRHVNAFLSSVVKGLTAKVFRTYLATTQVKEYLKGKMDVRGKTENEKLYIAKMANLQAAMMCNHKRTIPKNFEETLQKKKETLKNLKNSTTKTDKQKERLKEREEKLKLAIDLTEKTRDYNLGTSLRNYIDPRVFKAWTDEVKADWEKLYTTSLQRKFLWVKNVDVKWKDIVAQ